CTGAGACATTTAAGCAAAGGACAACCCTTACCGAAAGAGAGCATGTCATTTTCACAGCTGAGTTCTATAAGGATAGACGTAGAGTCACTATGTGGAATGCATTTATAAGGAATTTATATCTGGATTATTCGCCATCATTCAAGGAGGTTATGGAACTCATTCATACCTTCCTCAAACCGATCTATGATCATGTGTTGGATGAAAATGAGTATTTTGGTAATTGGGATTTTCAATCATTGAATTGGAAAGCAGACAGACCTCTGCCCTCTAAGATTTGATTAGTTTTTTAACCCCCGCCAAAGGTTCCTTGCCGATTTCCTCTCCAGAGCCGAACGTCCTCAGGCGGATGACTGGGAAACCTTTCTGCTGTTTCTGGAAATAGGCAACGTGATTAGTGAAATGGGGCTGATCGATCCCGTCCTGCCTGGGTGTCTGCTGCCCGGCTATTGGCGAGGGAATGAGATTCTCGGGAAAATGTTCGCCTGCATGCGCCGGATCGGAAGCGCCTTGCCCCCCGATTCCGTATACCGGAAATATGTGCGGCTGTAATCCGGTCGCTATTTGCGGGATTTTTCATTCACCGAATTTTCGATTTAACAAGCCTTGTGCCTGCTTATTTGTCCCGCACCCCCTTTAAGAGATATAATGACAGGAGTATACTATAATAGACTGCGTCTAATTACTTGTTGAAAGAGAGCGATAACGTATGGGTCGTAAGTGGAATAATATTAAGGAAAAGAAGGCGTCCAAGGACGCCAACACAAGTCGTATATATGCAAGATTCGGGCGTGAGATTTATGTAGTGGCCAAGCAGGGCGAGCCGGACCCGGAGTCGAACCGGGCGCTGAGAGTCGTGCTGGAACGCGCCAAGACGTACAATGTGCCGAAGGCGATTATCGACCGCGCGCTTGAGAAAGCGAAAGGCAATTCGGATGAGACTTATGATGAGCTGCGCTATGAAGGCTTCGGACCGAACGGATCGATGATTATCGTCGACGCGCTGACCAACAATGTCAACCGCACCGCCTCCGAAGTGCGCGCCGCATTCAGCAAGAACGGCGGCAGTCTTGGCGTGAGCGGATCGGTCAACTATATGTTCGATTCGACGGCGGTCATCGGCCTTGTCGGCAAGAGCGCAGACGAAGTGCTGGAAATTCTGATGGAAGCGGACGTGGATGCGCGCGATATTCTGGAAGAAGACGAAGCCGTCATTGTATACGCCGAGCCGGATCAGTTCCATGCCGTTCAGGAAGCGTTCAAGACCGCGGGCGTAACCGAATTTACGGTTGCCGAGCTGACGATGCTTCCCCAGAACTACGTGACAATTCCGGAAGATTCCCAGGCACAGTTCGAGAAGCTGATCGATGTTCTGGAGGATCTGGAAGACGTGCAGCAAGTTTATCATAACGTGGATTTTGAAGAGTAGTTAGGGCTGCTTTGTCATCCCTCAACAGGATGCAACAACCGTTCTTATACTGCTTTAATGAATCCGAATGAAAAACACAAGCCCGGCCCCCTTATAACGGGGGACCGGGCTTGTCATTTGTTCAAATATAAGACTTTATAATCTGCGCGCTTATCGTTTGGTCTTATATTTTTACGAGAAACGTACTTGCGTCTTAAAAAGACGCTGTCAGGCGTTTCTTCTTATTGCCGTCTGATGAGGACTTGCGGCTGCTGCGCTTGGATCGGGCCGCAACGTGATAACGGCTTTTTTGCTGTCTGAAGACGGCCGTTCTTAAGCTCTGGACCAGTTCTCGCCCGTCAAATATTTCTCTGTCAAGATGGATAGGAGCTGAATCCCGACCTCGTTGTGCCCGCCTTCGGGAATAATGATGTCGGCGTATTTCTTGGAAGGTTCGATAAATGCCTCGTGCATCGGCTTGACCGTCGTCAAATACTGCTGGTGGATCGACTGGATGGTGCGGCCGCGCTCCTCGATATCCCGGAGAACCCGGCGGAGAATGCGGACGTCCGGGTCGGTGTCGACAAATACCTTAATGTCGAGCAGCTCGCGCAGGTTCTCGTCGGACAGCACATGAAGCCCTTCGATAATGACGATATGATTGGGCAGGAGCTCAACCGTCTCCGTCGTCGAACGGGCATGAACCGTAAAGTCGTATACCGGAGCCTGCGCCTGCTGCCCCTGTTTCAAGCACTTTAAGTGCTCAATGAGCAGCCCATTGTCGAAGGCAAACGGATGATCGTAATTGATCGCTCCGCGGTCGGCAAGGCTGAGATGCGAATGATCCTTATAATAATTATCCTGAGAGATAAAAGTTACTTTACCCGGACCGAGCCGGTCGATGACGGAACGGGCCACCGTTGTTTTGCCGGAGCCTGTTCCGCCGGCGATACCTATAATAAGCATGGCGTTTTCATAAACCTCCCTAAGATATTCCCTCTGCCAATTCCAGTATTGTAGCACAGAGGCTCCATTTTTTCATCCTGCACTGCCAATGTTATATACTTATTAAACCATCATGAGCGCTATAAGCGCAGCCATGCAGTTTTTTCAAATGAGAGAGGATGAAGAAGATGAATCGTAAAATTATTTTTCTGACAACTGATAGTATGGGGAACGGAGACGTTCGGCTCGGAGAACAGCTTCTGGAAACGTATTTCACGCTTCTTAAGCAGCAGGAGCAGCTTCCGGCCGCCGTGTTCTGCGTCAATCGTGGAGTGCTCGCGCTAACGGGGAAATCGATGGCTTCCCTTCACTTAAAAGAACTGGCCGACCGTGGAGTTCCGGTGTTGGCCTGCTCCACATGCGTGAACTACTATGGAGTCGGGGATCAGCTGTATGCGGGGGAGGTCTCAAGCATGGGACATTTCATCGAGCTCTCCGCCCAGTATGAAGT
This region of Paenibacillus sp. URB8-2 genomic DNA includes:
- a CDS encoding YebC/PmpR family DNA-binding transcriptional regulator, coding for MGRKWNNIKEKKASKDANTSRIYARFGREIYVVAKQGEPDPESNRALRVVLERAKTYNVPKAIIDRALEKAKGNSDETYDELRYEGFGPNGSMIIVDALTNNVNRTASEVRAAFSKNGGSLGVSGSVNYMFDSTAVIGLVGKSADEVLEILMEADVDARDILEEDEAVIVYAEPDQFHAVQEAFKTAGVTEFTVAELTMLPQNYVTIPEDSQAQFEKLIDVLEDLEDVQQVYHNVDFEE
- the udk gene encoding uridine kinase, producing the protein MLIIGIAGGTGSGKTTVARSVIDRLGPGKVTFISQDNYYKDHSHLSLADRGAINYDHPFAFDNGLLIEHLKCLKQGQQAQAPVYDFTVHARSTTETVELLPNHIVIIEGLHVLSDENLRELLDIKVFVDTDPDVRILRRVLRDIEERGRTIQSIHQQYLTTVKPMHEAFIEPSKKYADIIIPEGGHNEVGIQLLSILTEKYLTGENWSRA
- a CDS encoding DsrE family protein, coding for MNRKIIFLTTDSMGNGDVRLGEQLLETYFTLLKQQEQLPAAVFCVNRGVLALTGKSMASLHLKELADRGVPVLACSTCVNYYGVGDQLYAGEVSSMGHFIELSAQYEVITIS